A single genomic interval of Prunus dulcis chromosome 5, ALMONDv2, whole genome shotgun sequence harbors:
- the LOC117629265 gene encoding transcriptional regulator SUPERMAN-like, translating into MAELGLLSLTELQKLALSQQNQSQLLNPSLPPKAWMWNSKPAQEPEDDSWEVRAFAEDTGNVMGTTWPPRSYTCTFCRREFRSAQALGGHMNVHRRDRARLHQSHPPINSASASSASTSSFIIPTQEFVNANGGLCLVYQLPSPSSINGASFNTAATLMSSSSHGVEQSPSTLLSISPNIPPHDYLASVVPPGTNSQYCHSSKSADDPEPSTPETENGNFEELDLELRLGHGRPTVPS; encoded by the coding sequence ATGGCTGAGCTTGGCCTTCTCTCCTTGACCGAGCTCCAAAAATTGGCTCTATCACAACAAAACCAATCGCAATTATTAAACCCTAGCTTGCCCCCAAAAGCCTGGATGTGGAACTCTAAGCCAGCTCAAGAACCCGAAGATGACTCGTGGGAAGTGAGAGCCTTTGCGGAGGATACCGGTAATGTAATGGGCACCACTTGGCCTCCAAGGTCTTACACTTGCACATTTTGTAGAAGGGAATTCCGGTCCGCCCAAGCCCTAGGAGGCCACATGAATGTGCACCGCCGTGACCGCGCCCGGCTCCACCAATCTCATCCTCCGATCAACTCAGCATCAGCCTCATCCGCTTCCACTTCCTCATTCATAATCCCAACTCAAGAATTTGTCAATGCAAATGGTGGGTTATGCCTGGTTTACCAATTGCCAAGCCCTAGTAGTATAAATGGTGCATCCTTCAACACTGCCGCAACTTTGATGAGCTCAAGTTCACATGGCGTTGAGCAATCACCATCCACTCTCCTTTCAATCTCACCCAATATTCCACCTCATGACTACTTAGCATCAGTTGTGCCACCAGGAACCAATTCCCAATATTGTCACTCAAGCAAATCAGCTGATGATCCGGAACCCTCAACACCTGAGACCGAAAATGGCAATTTTGAAGAGCTTGATTTAGAGCTTCGCCTTGGCCATGGCCGACCAACAGTACCATCTTGA
- the LOC117627596 gene encoding uncharacterized protein LOC117627596, which yields MDRAAGSVAHPPYFDGHNYGAWKAKMKSFLWSLDERVWYTVVHGFSDPTKKIGKGDEETTVLKSREEWTTAEATHSTNNQKGLNAIFTAVSSDQFEYISSCDTSKEAWDILQVTHEGTDTVKGAKLQMHTLQFETIMMDENETFSEFYAKLCIIVNACSSLGEKIPEDRVVKKILRSLPQRFSPKITAIEEIRDLNTMKVRELIGSLQTYEMKHLAPKKNKSVALKVVDKEDGEHQSEEFNGEEFAYLSRQFKKFFKYQNSRSHDSRNHSGINSKVKHGDYTDGNVKSRRFTEKKTTKERVKCYECEGYGHISSECANTQKKQNGKAKALNVTWSDSDSESESEENTIALITTVSLDKAQQNNGNDEEPNIGYVLEKYDDLLAASQKLNQHNKELAKKVAVLELENSRIARTLQSSAAEPESIGEGMYEKLEILQKKCIDQNKLIDSLTSNKQVLEIELKSSKERIIALTIGAEKIDKMISMGRSNGDKRGLGFDSINKSSTVSVTKFVKPSLSTGISTSQTTWRFIPTCHYCGALGHIRPKCKLLQQISVSQKPTKEGQVRIQHKIAYLVKEVSRLSKLSRSLSLPTSNLVWRRKDNQNCLVAISNDTHQTNVHEILDVKCFVALTALSDSKSKSWYFDSGCSRHMTGEKSYFSEISTEGVSGMVTFGDGRKSKILGKGRIMAIGTPNLDNVLLVENLQANLISVSQLCDEMGEVNVRVSVKGANWGSKPKTLTKLQTQSLLLKLWN from the exons ATGGATCGTGCCGCTGGTTCTGTTGCACACCCACCATACTTCGATGGCCACAACTATGGTGCTTGGAAGGCTAAAATGAAGTCGTTTCTTTGGTCCTTAGATGAACGTGTATGGTATACAGTGGTTCATGGCTTTTCTGATCCCACAAAGAAGATCGGAAAAGGAGATGAAGAAACCACAGTTCTCAAATCTAGAGAGGAGTGGACCACTGCAGAAGCCACACACAGTACAAATAATCAAAAGGGGTTAAATGCTATATTTACTGCTGTCTCTTCCgatcaatttgaatatatatctAGTTGTGATACTTCTAAGGAAGCTTGGGATATTTTGCAGGTCACTCATGAAGGAACAGATACTGTTAAGGGAGCCAAGCTTCAAATGCACACTCTACAGTTTGAGACAATCATGATGGATGAGAATGAAAccttttctgaattttatgcCAAACTTTGCATTATTGTGAATGCATGTTCAAGTTTAGgtgaaaaaattccagaaGATAGGGTGGTGAAAAAGATTTTACGGTCCTTGCCTCAACGTTTTTCACCAAAGATCACAGCCATTGAAGAGATTCGTGACCTGAATACTATGAAAGTTCGTGAACTCATAGGGTCGCTTCAAACCTATGAGATGAAGCATCTAGCTCCTAAGAAGAATAAAAGCGTTGCTCTTAAAGTAGTTGATAAAGAAGATGGTGAACACCAATCTGAAGAATTCAATGGGGAGGAATTTGCTTATCTTTCACGACAATTCAAGAAGTTTTTCAAATATCAAAATTCCAGAAGTCATGATTCAAGAAATCACTCAGGTATAAATTCAAAAGTTAAGCATGGTGATTATACTGATGGTAATGTAAAATCTCGCAGGTTCACTGAGAAGAAGACTACTAAAGAGAGAGTCAAGTGCTATGAATGCGAAGGATATGGACATATATCCTCTGAATGTGCCAACAcacaaaagaagcaaaacgGCAAAGCCAAAGCACTGAATGTAACCTGGAGTGACAGTGATTCAGAAtcagaaagtgaagaaaatacCATTGCATTAATCACCACTGTCAGTTTGGATAAGGCACAGCAAAACAATGGGAATGATGAAGAACCAAATATTGGTTATGTGCTGGAAAAGTATGACGATCTTCTAGCTGCTTCTCAGAAACTTAATCAACACAACAAAGAGCTTGCCAAAAAGGTTGCTGTGCTGGAGCTCGAAAACAGTAGGATTGCCAGGACATTACAATCCTCTGCTGCTGAACCAGAATCAATTGGTGAAGGTATgtatgaaaaattggaaatactTCAGAAAAAATGCATtgatcaaaataaattaattgattCTTTGACCTCTAACAAACAAGTTCTTGAAATTGAGCTTAAAAGTTCAAAGGAAAGGATTATTGCTTTGACAATTGGTGCAGAAAAGATTGACAAAATGATTAGCATGGGTCGAAGCAATGGAGACAAACGTGGCTTGGGTTTTGATTCAATAAACAAGTCTTCCACTGTATCCGTCACAAAGTTTGTCAAACCATCACTTTCTACTGGTATTTCAACCTCTCAAACAACTTGGAGATTCATACCTACGTGTCACTATTGTGGAGCTCTTGGACACATCCGACCAAAATGCAAACTGCTTCAACAGATTTCAGTAAGTCAAAAACCCACCAAGGAGGGACAGGTAAGAATTCAACACAAGATTGCTTATCTTGTAAAAGAGGTAAGTAGGTTGTCAAAACTTTCTCGTTCCTTATCTTTACCAACTTCAAATCTAGTGTGGAGGAGAAAGGATAATCAAAACTGCTTGGTGGCAATTTCAAACGATACACATCAAACTAATGTTCATGAAATATTAGATGTGAAATGTTTTGTTGCTCTTACTGCTCTCTCTGACTCTAAATCTAAATCTTGGTATTTTGATAGTGGATGTTCAAGACACATGACTGGTGagaaatcatatttttcagaaatctcTACAGAAGGCGTGAGTGGAATGGTCACTTTTGGAGATGGAAGAAAATCCAAGATTTTGGGCAAAGGAAGAATTATGGCAATTGGTACACCTAACTTGGACAATGTTTTATTAGTTGAAAATCTTCAAGCAAATCTCATCAGCGTAAGTCAACTTTGTGATGAAATGGGTGAG GTAAACGTGAGGGTGTCTGTGAAGGGTGCCAACTGGGGAAGCAAACCAAAAACCCTCACAAAGCTACAAACTCAATCTCTACTTCTAAAACTTTGGAACTGA
- the LOC117627947 gene encoding GTPase Der-like — translation MDLLRGKQLYDKVMKAVPQEIQTIMPQVTGIPIVFISALEGRGHAAVMHQVIDTYEKWCSRLSTARLNRWLRKVMSRHSWKDQAAQPKVKYFTQVKARPPTFVAFVSGKKELSETDIRFLKRSLKEDFDLGGIPIRIMPRSIERKAVNGTSKSGQIANRPSERMFSDKRKVCPVE, via the exons ATGGATCTATTAAGAGGGAAGCAATTATATGACAAGGTTATGAAAGCTGTGCCCCAAGAAATTCAGACCATTATGCCTCAG GTGACTGGGATAccaattgtattcatatcaGCCTTGGAGGGAAGGGGTCATGCAGCTGTCATGCACCAGGTTATTgatacatatgaaaaatggtgTTCAAGATTGTCAACAGCTCGTCTTAATCGTTGGTTGCGTAAG GTTATGAGCAGGCATTCTTGGAAAGATCAGGCTGCTCAACCCAAGGTTAAGTATTTTACACAGGTGAAGGCCCGACCACCCACTTTTGTTGCCTTTGTGAGTGGGAAGAAAGAGCTCTCAGAAACAGACATCAGGTTCCTAAAAAGGTCTTTGAAAGAAGACTTTGATTTGGGTGGAATACCGATCAGGATCATGCCAAGGTCCATCGAAAGGAAAGCTGTGAACGGCACTAGCAAGAGTGGCCAAATTGCTAATAGACCGTCTGAAAGGATGTTCTCTGACAAGAGAAAAGTGTGTCCGGTTGAATAG